A genomic window from Silene latifolia isolate original U9 population chromosome Y, ASM4854445v1, whole genome shotgun sequence includes:
- the LOC141630549 gene encoding uncharacterized protein LOC141630549, whose amino-acid sequence MYNASANGLAEAFNKTLCNLLRKVVAKSKRDWHERIGEALWAYRTTYKTPTQETSYALVYGVEVVLPLELQIPSLRIAIQEGLTDDENDKLRLAELEALDEKRLEAQKKLQCYQARLSRAFNKKVRPRSFQVGDLALVVRRPIITSHKPVGKFTSKWDGPYVVQEVYTNGAYKIVNEDGVHVGPINGKFLKRYYS is encoded by the coding sequence ATGTACAATGCTTCTGCAAATGGGTTGGCTGAAGCCTTCaataaaaccctttgcaacttgTTGAGAAAAGTAGTAGCAAAGTCAAAGCGAGATTGGCATGAAAGGATTGGTGAAGCATTGTGGGCGTATCGTACCacatacaaaacacctactcaAGAAACCTCGTATGCATTGGTGTATGGAGTGGAAGTTGTGTTGCCATTAGAGTTGCAGATCCCTTCCTTACGCATCGCTATTCAAGAAGGACTCACGGATGACGAAAATGACAAATTGCGATTAGCAGAGTTGGAAGCTCTCGATGAAAAAAGATTAGAGGCTCAAAAAAAGCTCCAATGTTATCAAGCAAGGTTGTCacgcgcattcaacaaaaaggtgcgcCCTCGTTCTTTCCAAGTGGGAGACCTGGCACTTGTTGTACGAAGGCCAATCATCACATCTCACAAACCAGTAGGTAAATTCACCTCTAAGTGGGATGGCCCATACGTGGTGCAAGAAGTCTACACAAATGGTGCTTATAAGATTGTTAATGAAGACGGTGTGCATGTTGGTCCAATCAACGGAAAATTCTTGAAGCGCTACTATTCTTGA
- the LOC141630550 gene encoding uncharacterized protein LOC141630550, whose product MYFDGAARQDGAGVVFVTPQNHLMPYAFTLTQLCMNNMAEYQALILGLQMAIEIGVRDMDIYGDSELVVNQVLGEYEVKKEDLIPYHQRALQLLNQLDDIHVGHVPRSANKLADTLANLAATLALGAEASMQVPVCNRWAVSMLEGE is encoded by the coding sequence ATGTACTTTGATGGTGCTGCAAGGCAAGATGGAGCTGGAGTTGTGTttgtaactccacaaaatcatctcATGCCATATGCCTTTACACTTACTCAGTTGTGCATGAATAATATGGCAGAATACCAAGCTCTTATACTCGGCCTTCAAATGGCGATTGAAATAGGCGTCAGGGATATGGACATCTACGGAGACTCGGAGCTAGTGGTCAACCAAGTCCTTGGTGAATATGAAGTGAAAAAAGAAGACTTGATTCCCTACCATCAACGGGCATTACAACTGCTGAATCAACTTGACGACATCCACGTTGGTCATGTACCGaggagtgccaataagttggctGACACGCTTGCTAATCTTGCAGCCACTTTGGCACTGGGGGCAGAAGCGTCTATGCAAGTCCCAGTCTGTAATCGTTGGGCAGTATCAATGCTTGAAGGAGAATAA